One stretch of Xanthomonas sp. DAR 35659 DNA includes these proteins:
- a CDS encoding YwqG family protein: protein MKTAHAIVLSSVIALALFAVLLGLVLGGGWWLKRSMPAAQPLPAASSSPAVSAAPVQADAVLAPYRGRLDPTAKPVAQLSLQPMAQDDRLASKVGGRPYWTGDAPYPRDARGQPLALLAQVDLGAMPPLPGYPDHGLLQFFIGGDDFYGANFGDHRADLAALSVQRNFRVVYWPRPEPAARQAAVPLPAADTLPFDPAKPRAMRFNVSTETIGSSDVHFEQALGRSLDDVAAAYAGRLGLPQDTVDEALYDALNRSGHKLGGYPEFTQEDPRAPQDRQVLLLQLDSDDEMMWGDSGIANFFIDPDDLRRGDFSRVAYHWDCY, encoded by the coding sequence ATGAAGACCGCCCATGCCATCGTCCTGTCCAGCGTGATCGCGCTGGCGCTGTTCGCCGTGCTGCTGGGGCTGGTGCTGGGCGGCGGTTGGTGGCTCAAGCGGTCGATGCCGGCGGCGCAGCCGCTGCCGGCCGCCTCCTCCTCCCCCGCCGTATCCGCCGCGCCGGTGCAGGCCGATGCCGTCCTGGCGCCGTACCGCGGGCGCCTGGACCCCACCGCCAAGCCGGTGGCGCAGCTGAGCCTGCAGCCGATGGCGCAGGACGACCGGCTGGCCAGCAAGGTCGGCGGGCGGCCTTACTGGACCGGGGACGCGCCGTATCCGCGCGATGCGCGCGGCCAGCCGCTGGCGCTGCTGGCGCAGGTCGACCTGGGCGCGATGCCGCCGCTGCCTGGCTACCCTGACCACGGCCTGCTGCAGTTCTTCATCGGCGGCGACGATTTCTACGGCGCCAATTTCGGCGACCATCGCGCCGACCTGGCCGCGCTGAGCGTGCAGCGCAATTTCCGCGTGGTGTACTGGCCGCGGCCCGAGCCGGCGGCGCGCCAGGCCGCGGTGCCGTTGCCGGCCGCCGATACCCTGCCGTTCGATCCGGCAAAGCCGCGGGCGATGCGGTTCAACGTGAGTACGGAGACCATCGGCAGCAGCGACGTGCATTTCGAGCAGGCGCTGGGCCGCTCGCTGGACGACGTCGCCGCCGCCTACGCCGGCCGCCTCGGGCTGCCGCAGGACACGGTGGACGAGGCGCTGTACGACGCGTTGAACCGCAGCGGGCACAAGCTCGGCGGCTATCCGGAGTTCACCCAGGAGGATCCGCGCGCGCCGCAGGACCGGCAGGTGCTGTTGCTGCAGTTGGACAGCGACGACGAGATGATGTGGGGCGACAGCGGCATCGCCAATTTCTTCATCGATCCGGACGACCTGCGGCGCGGCGATTTCAGCCGCGTGGCCTATCACTGGGATTGCTACTGA
- a CDS encoding 23S rRNA (adenine(2030)-N(6))-methyltransferase RlmJ, which yields MNYRHAYHAGNHADALKHTVLLALIDALKRKDSAFFVLDTHAGRGRYLFAASEARKTGEAAAGVLRLMGQPTLPEVLERYLRAVQAGNPVGALVAYPGSPLLVAQALREQDRLVACELQAEEAAELKALFAGDRRVQVHAGDGYAAIKAFVPPKAGASKIGRGLVLIDPPYEAQDAEYPLIAAALRETLTRWPQAMCAVWYPIKQRRSLQPFFRKAAAMPAKSVLLAELQVRPDDSPLRLNGSGMLLLNLPWQFEKVLASALPALKAHLGEAGAATRVEWLKREE from the coding sequence ATGAACTATCGCCACGCCTACCACGCCGGCAACCATGCCGATGCGCTCAAGCACACCGTGCTGCTCGCGCTGATCGATGCGCTCAAGCGCAAGGACAGCGCGTTCTTCGTGCTCGACACCCACGCCGGACGCGGCCGCTACCTGTTCGCCGCCAGCGAGGCGCGCAAGACCGGCGAAGCCGCGGCCGGGGTGCTCAGGCTGATGGGCCAGCCGACCCTGCCGGAGGTGCTGGAACGCTATCTGCGCGCGGTGCAGGCCGGCAATCCGGTCGGCGCGCTGGTCGCGTATCCGGGCTCGCCGCTACTGGTCGCGCAGGCGCTGCGCGAGCAGGACCGGCTCGTCGCCTGCGAGCTGCAGGCCGAGGAGGCGGCCGAACTGAAGGCGCTGTTCGCCGGCGATCGCCGCGTGCAGGTGCATGCCGGCGACGGCTACGCGGCGATCAAGGCGTTCGTGCCGCCGAAAGCCGGCGCCAGCAAGATCGGCCGCGGCCTGGTGCTGATCGACCCGCCCTACGAGGCGCAGGACGCCGAGTACCCGCTGATCGCCGCGGCCCTGCGCGAAACCCTGACCCGCTGGCCGCAGGCGATGTGCGCGGTGTGGTATCCGATCAAGCAGCGCCGCAGCCTGCAGCCGTTCTTCCGCAAGGCCGCGGCGATGCCGGCCAAGTCGGTGCTGCTGGCCGAGCTGCAGGTGCGTCCCGACGATTCGCCGCTGCGGCTCAACGGCAGCGGCATGCTGCTGCTGAATCTGCCCTGGCAGTTCGAGAAGGTCCTGGCGAGCGCGCTGCCGGCGCTGAAGGCGCACCTGGGCGAGGCCGGCGCGGCGACGCGGGTGGAGTGGCTCAAGCGCGAGGAATGA
- a CDS encoding cation diffusion facilitator family transporter translates to MSGSGDSRRAIFFALGANLSIALAKGAAALATGSGAMLAETVHSLADCGNQLLLLLGMRQAKRPASAEYPLGYGRAIYFWSFLVAVMLFCIGGMFSVYEGVHKLLRPEPLSSWGWAVGVLCFALVAEGVSLRTCLQEIAKLRGERSLWRWFRESRQAELIVIFGEDLAALLGLALALAAVLLTVLTGNPLWDALGTIAIGALLIVVAVLVAIEIKAMLIGQSVDPALQRQLHAYFQARPEIERVIHLIAMQLGEDVMVSVQATLRETRDATALLADITRIERDLKRQFPTVRWSFFEPEASAPLADA, encoded by the coding sequence ATGTCCGGCAGCGGCGATTCGCGGCGCGCCATCTTCTTCGCGCTTGGCGCCAACCTGTCCATCGCCCTGGCCAAGGGCGCGGCGGCGCTGGCCACCGGCTCGGGCGCGATGCTGGCCGAGACCGTGCACTCGCTGGCCGACTGCGGCAACCAGTTGCTGTTGCTGCTGGGCATGCGCCAGGCCAAGCGCCCGGCCAGCGCCGAGTACCCGCTGGGCTACGGCCGCGCGATCTACTTCTGGTCGTTCCTGGTGGCGGTGATGCTGTTCTGCATCGGCGGCATGTTCTCGGTGTACGAGGGCGTGCACAAACTGCTGCGGCCCGAGCCGCTGAGCAGTTGGGGCTGGGCGGTGGGGGTGCTGTGCTTCGCGCTGGTGGCCGAGGGCGTGTCGCTGCGCACCTGCCTGCAGGAGATCGCCAAGCTGCGCGGCGAGCGTTCGTTGTGGCGCTGGTTCCGCGAGAGCCGCCAGGCCGAACTGATCGTGATCTTCGGCGAAGACCTGGCGGCCCTGCTCGGCCTGGCGCTGGCGCTGGCCGCGGTGCTGCTGACCGTGCTGACCGGCAATCCGCTGTGGGACGCGCTCGGCACCATCGCCATCGGCGCGCTGCTGATCGTGGTCGCGGTGCTGGTGGCGATCGAGATCAAGGCGATGCTGATCGGGCAGAGCGTGGATCCGGCGCTGCAGCGGCAACTGCACGCGTATTTCCAGGCACGGCCGGAGATCGAGCGGGTGATCCACCTGATCGCGATGCAGCTCGGCGAGGACGTGATGGTGTCGGTGCAGGCGACGCTGCGCGAGACGCGCGACGCCACGGCCTTGCTGGCCGACATCACCCGCATCGAGCGCGATCTGAAGCGGCAGTTCCCGACGGTGCGCTGGAGTTTCTTCGAGCCCGAGGCGTCGGCGCCCCTGGCCGACGCCTGA
- a CDS encoding GNAT family N-acetyltransferase, whose protein sequence is MATRNRMPPWHENFTLPSGRELLIRPIRPEDGAPLQGAFSLLGPTEIRARFLHSVQELSEDMAQRLTHPNPKTELTLVAAEPLPPGEAVVGAVARAAIIPGTREAEYAILVSSFVAGQGLGRQLMRKLVKWARRKYLDRLYGDVVESNVPMLQLAESLGFRPMPHPDTPGLVRVVLELGN, encoded by the coding sequence ATGGCTACCCGCAACCGCATGCCTCCGTGGCATGAAAACTTCACCCTGCCCAGCGGCCGCGAGCTGCTGATCCGGCCGATCCGGCCGGAAGACGGCGCGCCGCTGCAAGGCGCTTTCAGCCTGCTCGGCCCGACCGAGATCCGCGCGCGCTTCCTGCATTCGGTGCAGGAGCTGAGCGAGGACATGGCGCAGCGCCTGACCCACCCCAACCCGAAGACGGAACTGACCCTGGTCGCGGCCGAGCCGCTGCCGCCGGGCGAGGCGGTGGTCGGCGCGGTGGCGCGCGCGGCGATCATCCCCGGCACGCGCGAGGCCGAATACGCGATCCTGGTCAGCAGCTTCGTCGCCGGCCAGGGCCTGGGCCGGCAACTGATGCGCAAGCTGGTCAAGTGGGCGCGGCGCAAGTACCTGGACCGGCTGTACGGCGACGTGGTCGAGAGCAACGTGCCGATGCTGCAACTGGCCGAGTCGCTGGGCTTCCGGCCGATGCCGCACCCGGACACCCCGGGGCTGGTCCGGGTGGTGCTGGAACTGGGCAACTGA
- the mfd gene encoding transcription-repair coupling factor — protein sequence MAPLSFPVPPLPKSGQLRAFWRAPASSTALAWHIACAAAAHRGPLLVVARDNQSAHQIEADLHTLLGGDARLPVVPFPDWETLPYDQFSPHPDIVSQRLSALHRLPTLSQGIVVVPVQTLMQRVAPLRYIVGGSFDLRVGQRLDLEAEKRRLESAGYRNVPQVMDPGDFAVRGGLLDVYPMGADSPLRIEMLDEDIDSIRAFDPESQRSLDHVQQVQLLPGREVPMDDASVERVLTALRERFDVDTRRSALYQDLKARLAPSGIEYYLPLFFQEARGAGAARAATATLFDYLGESVLPLLAPGVSAAADAFWAQTQNRYEQRRHDVERPLLAPEELYQAPDALRETLNGLPRIEVWAADHARIAEAQALGDQPLPPLPIAARDAAPAEALKGFLAHYPGRVLIAADSPGRREALLEVLAAADLKPEVIPNFAAFLPSPTGRRWREAPDEGTARARTSSKKASAAAASSTAGRAELPGGRTLTPTPLPKGEGLDSGSVEALPPAFAIAVAPLDDGFALDAPRIAVLTERQLFPERAGQPRRTRRAGREPEAIIRDLGELTEGAPIVHEDHGVGRYRGLIVLDAGGMPGEFLEIEYAKGDRLYVPVAQLHLISRYSGASAETAPLHSLGGEQWTKAKRRAAEKVRDVAAELLEIQARRRARAGLALQVDRAMYEPFAAGFPFEETGDQLAAIDATLRDLASSQPMDRVVCGDVGFGKTEVAVRAAFAAASAGKQVAVLVPTTLLAEQHYRNFRDRFADWPLRVEVLSRFKSAKEIKAELEKVAEGGIDVIIGTHRLLQPDVKFKDLGLVVVDEEQRFGVRQKEALKAMRANVHLLTLTATPIPRTLNMAMAGLRDLSIIATPPPNRLAVQTFVTAWDNALLREAFQRELSRGGQLYFLHNDVESIGRMQRELSELVPEARIGIAHGQMPERELERVMLDFQKQRFNVLLSTTIIESGIDIPNANTIVINRADRFGLAQLHQLRGRVGRSHHRAYAYLLVPDRRSITPDAQKRLDAIASMDELGAGFTLATHDLEIRGAGELLGEDQSGQMAEVGFSLYTELLERAVRSIRQGKLPDLDAGEEARGAEVELHVPALIPDDYLPDVHTRLTLYKRISSARDTEALRELQVEMIDRFGLLPDPVKHLFAIAELKLQANTLGVRKLELGELGGRIVFEAKPNVDPMTIIQMIQKQPKLYAMDGPDKLKVKLPLPEAADRFNAARGLLAALSPR from the coding sequence ATGGCGCCTCTCTCCTTTCCCGTTCCGCCGCTGCCCAAGTCCGGCCAGCTCCGCGCCTTCTGGCGCGCCCCCGCGTCCTCCACCGCACTGGCCTGGCACATCGCCTGCGCCGCCGCGGCGCATCGCGGGCCGTTGCTGGTGGTCGCGCGCGACAACCAGAGCGCGCACCAGATCGAAGCCGACCTGCACACGCTGCTGGGCGGCGACGCGCGGCTGCCGGTGGTGCCGTTTCCGGACTGGGAAACGCTGCCCTACGACCAGTTCAGCCCGCATCCGGACATCGTCAGCCAGCGCCTGTCGGCGCTGCACCGCCTGCCCACGCTGAGCCAGGGCATCGTGGTGGTGCCGGTGCAGACGCTGATGCAGCGCGTGGCGCCGCTGCGCTACATCGTCGGCGGCAGCTTCGACCTGCGGGTGGGCCAGCGCCTGGATCTGGAGGCGGAAAAGCGCCGCCTGGAGAGCGCCGGCTACCGCAACGTGCCGCAGGTGATGGACCCGGGCGACTTCGCGGTGCGCGGCGGCCTGCTCGACGTGTACCCGATGGGCGCCGACAGCCCGTTGCGGATCGAGATGCTGGACGAGGACATCGACTCGATCCGCGCCTTCGACCCGGAATCGCAGCGCTCGCTCGACCACGTGCAACAGGTGCAGCTGCTGCCGGGGCGCGAGGTGCCGATGGACGATGCCAGCGTGGAGCGCGTGCTGACCGCGCTGCGCGAGCGCTTCGACGTGGACACCCGGCGCAGCGCGCTGTACCAGGACCTGAAGGCGCGGCTGGCGCCGTCGGGCATCGAGTACTACCTGCCGTTGTTCTTCCAGGAAGCGCGCGGCGCCGGCGCCGCCCGCGCGGCCACCGCCACCCTGTTCGATTACCTGGGCGAGTCGGTGCTGCCGCTGCTCGCACCGGGCGTGAGCGCCGCCGCCGACGCGTTCTGGGCGCAGACCCAGAACCGCTACGAGCAACGCCGCCACGACGTGGAACGCCCGCTGCTGGCGCCCGAGGAGTTGTACCAGGCGCCGGACGCGCTGCGCGAAACCCTCAACGGGCTGCCGCGCATCGAAGTGTGGGCCGCCGACCACGCGCGCATCGCCGAGGCGCAGGCGCTGGGCGACCAACCGTTGCCGCCGCTGCCGATCGCCGCGCGCGACGCCGCGCCGGCCGAAGCGCTGAAGGGCTTCCTCGCCCACTACCCGGGGCGCGTGCTGATCGCCGCCGATTCGCCGGGGCGCCGCGAGGCGTTGCTGGAAGTGCTGGCGGCGGCGGACCTGAAGCCCGAGGTGATCCCGAACTTCGCCGCATTCCTCCCTTCTCCCACCGGGAGAAGGTGGCGCGAAGCGCCGGATGAGGGTACGGCGCGCGCGCGGACCTCATCGAAGAAGGCTTCTGCCGCGGCCGCTTCCTCGACAGCCGGACGGGCAGAACTCCCTGGCGGTCGTACCCTCACCCCAACCCCTCTCCCGAAGGGAGAGGGGCTCGACTCCGGCAGTGTCGAGGCTTTGCCGCCTGCATTCGCCATCGCGGTCGCGCCACTGGACGACGGCTTCGCCCTCGACGCACCACGCATCGCGGTGCTCACCGAGCGCCAGCTGTTTCCCGAACGCGCCGGCCAGCCGCGCCGCACGCGCCGTGCCGGGCGCGAGCCGGAAGCGATCATCCGCGACCTCGGCGAGCTGACCGAGGGCGCGCCGATCGTGCACGAGGACCACGGCGTCGGCCGCTACCGCGGACTGATCGTGCTCGACGCCGGCGGCATGCCCGGCGAGTTCCTGGAAATCGAGTACGCCAAGGGCGACCGCCTGTACGTGCCGGTCGCGCAGTTGCACCTGATCAGCCGCTACTCCGGCGCCTCGGCCGAGACCGCGCCGCTGCACTCGCTGGGCGGCGAGCAATGGACCAAGGCCAAGCGCCGCGCCGCCGAGAAGGTGCGCGACGTGGCCGCCGAACTGCTGGAGATCCAGGCGCGCCGGCGCGCCCGCGCCGGCCTGGCGCTGCAGGTGGATCGCGCGATGTACGAGCCGTTCGCCGCCGGCTTCCCGTTCGAGGAAACCGGCGATCAGTTGGCCGCGATCGACGCGACGCTGCGCGACCTGGCCAGCAGCCAGCCGATGGACCGCGTGGTCTGCGGCGACGTCGGCTTCGGCAAGACCGAGGTGGCGGTGCGCGCCGCGTTCGCCGCGGCCAGCGCCGGCAAGCAGGTCGCGGTGCTGGTGCCGACCACGCTGCTGGCCGAACAGCACTACCGCAATTTCCGCGACCGCTTCGCCGACTGGCCGCTGCGGGTGGAGGTGCTGTCGCGCTTCAAGAGCGCCAAGGAGATCAAGGCCGAACTGGAGAAGGTGGCCGAGGGGGGCATCGACGTGATCATCGGCACCCACCGCCTGCTGCAGCCGGACGTGAAGTTCAAGGATCTGGGCCTGGTGGTGGTCGACGAGGAGCAGCGCTTCGGCGTGCGCCAGAAGGAGGCGCTGAAGGCGATGCGCGCCAACGTGCACCTGCTCACCCTCACCGCCACGCCGATCCCGCGCACGCTCAACATGGCCATGGCCGGGCTGCGCGACCTGTCGATCATCGCCACCCCGCCGCCGAACCGGCTGGCGGTGCAGACCTTCGTAACCGCCTGGGACAACGCGCTGCTGCGCGAGGCGTTCCAGCGCGAACTCAGCAGAGGCGGCCAGCTCTACTTCCTGCACAACGACGTGGAAAGCATCGGCCGCATGCAGCGCGAGCTGAGCGAACTGGTGCCGGAGGCGCGCATCGGCATCGCCCACGGGCAGATGCCCGAGCGCGAGTTGGAACGGGTGATGCTGGATTTTCAGAAGCAGCGTTTCAACGTGCTGCTGTCGACCACGATCATCGAATCTGGCATCGACATCCCCAACGCCAACACCATCGTCATCAACCGCGCCGACCGCTTCGGCCTGGCCCAGTTGCACCAGTTGCGCGGTCGCGTCGGCCGCTCGCACCACCGCGCCTACGCCTACCTGCTGGTGCCGGACCGGCGCAGCATCACCCCGGATGCGCAGAAACGGCTGGACGCGATCGCCTCGATGGACGAACTCGGTGCCGGCTTCACCCTGGCCACGCACGACCTGGAGATCCGCGGCGCCGGCGAACTGCTCGGCGAGGACCAGAGCGGACAGATGGCCGAGGTCGGCTTCAGCCTGTACACCGAACTGCTGGAGCGCGCGGTGCGCAGCATCCGCCAGGGCAAGCTGCCGGACCTGGACGCCGGCGAGGAAGCGCGCGGCGCCGAAGTGGAACTGCACGTGCCGGCGCTGATCCCGGACGACTACCTGCCCGACGTGCACACCCGCCTGACCCTGTACAAGCGCATCTCCAGCGCGCGCGACACCGAGGCCCTGCGCGAACTGCAGGTGGAGATGATCGACCGCTTCGGCCTGCTGCCGGATCCGGTGAAGCACCTGTTCGCGATCGCCGAACTGAAGCTGCAGGCCAACACGCTGGGCGTGCGCAAGCTGGAACTGGGCGAGCTCGGCGGCCGCATCGTGTTCGAGGCCAAGCCCAACGTCGATCCGATGACCATCATCCAGATGATCCAGAAGCAGCCCAAGCTGTACGCGATGGACGGCCCGGACAAGCTGAAGGTGAAGCTGCCGCTGCCCGAGGCCGCGGATCGCTTCAACGCCGCGCGCGGCCTGCTCGCGGCGCTGTCGCCGCGCTGA